The genomic window AAAAACACGAGCCCAAAAAAGTTTTTCAGGAATTGATTGAGATTTAATTATGCCCAAAATTATTAAAAATAAATCTTTATTAGCCAAAACAAGGCAGAGAAAAATTGCTTTGGAAATCGTTGAAGCCGGCTTAGCAGCAATTCAAACCGAAGCGGTCTTAAGCCAAAAAGTTAAGCTGGTTGGCAATCAGCTCCGAATCAATGGCCGGCAGTTCAATCTTAATGATTATCAGAAAATCGGATTTTTGGGGATAGGCAAATGCGCTTTTAAATCAGCCAGATTTTTTGAAAAGTTATTAAAGGCAAAACTTTGCGGCGGAGTGGTAATTGATATTAGCGGCGGCAGATTAAAAAAAATAAAGTCTTTTATTGGCAGCCACCCCTTGCCTTCGGCAAAAAACATTGTTGCGACTAAAGCGGCAATCAGGTTTGTTAAATCTTTGGATCCGGAAAAGGACTTGCTGATTATGGTTATTTCTGGCGGCGGCTCAAGCTTGTTTTTTTCTCCTGTTGGAATCAGCTTAAAAGATTTTCAAAGCCTGACTTTAGATCTGCAAAAGTCAAAAGCAGATATCTATAAACTCAACACGGTGAGAAAACATTTGTCTTTGGTTAAAGGCGGCAAATTAGCCAAAATAATCTATCCCTTAAAGACAATTGGTTTGGTTTTTTCCGATGTGATTGGCGATGACCTAAGCTTTATTGCTTCCGGGCCGCTAGTTTTGGATAAAACAACAAACGAGCAGGCAAAAAAAGTTCTTCAGCAATACGGCCTATGGCAGAGATACAAGGGCAAGATTGCCGAGTTTTCCGAGACGCCCAAGGATAAAAAGTATTTTAAGAATATTCAGAACTTTTTAATTCTCAATAACCAGACCGCGCTTCAAGCAATGGCGAACAAAGCCAAGCAATTAGGTTTAAAGCCGAAAATTTTAACTGACAAGCTTTCTTGTCTAAACTTTAATGCTTTTCAAGCAATCAGGACCAGAGCGAAAAAGTTCAAAAACCACAATCTGTTTTTAGCCGGAGGCGAAACTAAAGTTAATATTATCGGCAAAGGCAAAGGGGGAAGGAATCTGGAAGCGGCTTTGGCCGGTTTGGTTCAAATCAAGCCAAACGAGCTGTTTTTAGCTTTTGCTTCTGACGGAATTGACAATACTGATTTTGCCGGCGGGGTTAGCGACACTCTTGCTTTACTGGAAGCAAAGAAACTGGGTTTAAAGATTAAAGAATATTTAAAAGACAATGATTCTTATAATTTTTTCAAACAAATCGGAGACTATCTGAAAACCGGCCCAACCGGCAGCAATGTCTCAGATTTGATGCTATACTATAAGACTAATCGCGAATAAGGCGAATTTAATAAGGCAATAATGCGAATTAACAAAAACTCTAAATCCAAAATCCTAAACTTTAAACAATTTCAAAATCTCAATATCCAAATTCTAAATTGTTTTACATTTTTAATTTTGGTCATTTTAATTTATTTGGGATTTAGGGTTTAGAATTTTTTTATTTATATTATTAATTAATAATTTGCGTATTAGCAATTACTTCTATGAAAAAACATATTTATTGGTTTAAGGAGCTGACAATTAAAGATGTGCCCTTGGTGGGAGGTAAGAACGCGGCTTTGGGCGAGATGTATCAAGAACTGATTCCTTTGGGAGTCAAGATCCCAAACGGGTTTGCGGTTTCTGCCCAGGCGTTTCGCGATTTTATTAAATTTAATAATTTGAGCGGGAAAATCAACCAAGTTTTAAAAGGTCTTGACACCCATAATGTGGCCCAATTGGCTGAAAAAGGCAAAGCGGTTAGACAATTGATTTTATCAGGCGAGTTTCCCGAGGACCTGAAAAAAGAAATTATTAAATTCTATCGTCAGCTTTCTAAACAATATCAAGCTGAAAATGTTGATGTCGCGGTTCGGTCATCAGCCACCGCCGAAGATCTGCCCGGCGCTTCTTTTGCCGGCCAGCAGGAAACTTATTTGAATATCCGGG from Patescibacteria group bacterium includes these protein-coding regions:
- a CDS encoding DUF4147 domain-containing protein; its protein translation is MPKIIKNKSLLAKTRQRKIALEIVEAGLAAIQTEAVLSQKVKLVGNQLRINGRQFNLNDYQKIGFLGIGKCAFKSARFFEKLLKAKLCGGVVIDISGGRLKKIKSFIGSHPLPSAKNIVATKAAIRFVKSLDPEKDLLIMVISGGGSSLFFSPVGISLKDFQSLTLDLQKSKADIYKLNTVRKHLSLVKGGKLAKIIYPLKTIGLVFSDVIGDDLSFIASGPLVLDKTTNEQAKKVLQQYGLWQRYKGKIAEFSETPKDKKYFKNIQNFLILNNQTALQAMANKAKQLGLKPKILTDKLSCLNFNAFQAIRTRAKKFKNHNLFLAGGETKVNIIGKGKGGRNLEAALAGLVQIKPNELFLAFASDGIDNTDFAGGVSDTLALLEAKKLGLKIKEYLKDNDSYNFFKQIGDYLKTGPTGSNVSDLMLYYKTNRE